A window of Kribbella sp. NBC_00382 genomic DNA:
GGATCTGGACTCGTTGCAGTTGAGTGGTCCCGCCCGGGCCGCGATGGAGGAGTTGCGGCAGGCGCTGGCCGGTGGCGACGAGAGTGCCGGTGCGGCGCTGACGTTGATGCACAGACTGGCGCGGGACGCGGGATGAGGCTGCATCGACTGACGCTGCGGAACTTCCGTGGCGTCAAGGACCGTACCGTCGACCTGCCTGGCATCGGTACCACCGTGATCGTCGGCGACAACGAAGTCGGCAAGTCGAGCCTGGTCGAGGCGTTCGCGCTGGTCTTCGACTTCCCCGACGACTCCAAGTCGACCCGGATCCGAGACATCCAGCCGGTCGGCCAGGACGTTGCCCCCGAGGTCACCGTCGAGCTGACGCTGGGCGGCCGCGAGCTGGCCTACACCAAGCGCTGGCTGAAGAACCGTTCCACCGAGCTGTCCGTCGTCGAGCCCGACGGCCGCCGGCAGACCTTCACGGGCCGCGAGGCGCACAACGAGGCTGAGCGGCTGTTCGCGGAGAACGTCGATCCCGTGCTGTGGCAGACGTTGATGGTCGGTCAAGGCCAGTCCCTCGTACTTCCGACGCCCGCCGACGCCGAGCCGCTGATCACCGCGGTCACCGCAGAATCCGGTACGCCGGTCGATGGCGCCTCGATGCCACTGGTCACCGCCGTCGAGCACGAGTACCTGCGCTACTGGACCCGTGGCGGCCGTCCGACCGGCGATTTTGCCAAGTCGGCGCAGCACGTCGCGGCAGCGGAACTCGCAGCCGAGCAGGCGTTGAAGGCGATGGACGAGGTGCTCGCCGATATTCGTCGCGCCGAGCGGCTCGCACTCGACCTGGCTGACCTCTCGGGAAGACTCGACGCGCACCTCGTCTCCGTTGAGGGACTGCGCGAGAAGAAGAAGGCGACCGACGAGATCCTGCTCCGGCGGGACTCGATCCGCAGCCGCGCCGAGACTGCTCGTGCGCGTTTGGAAAACCACACCCGCACGCGGCTCGAACGCGAGCGGTTGCTGGTCGACGTCGAGCGATTCACCAAGGCCGATGCGGAGCTGGCCGAGCGCTGGAAGCACGCTGACCAGACTGCTCGCAAGGCGGCTGAGACGGTTCACGCTGCCGAGGCTGCGCTCGCCGAGGTGGTCGAGCTCAAGGATGAGCGGCGTGGCGAGGTCCAGGATGTGGAGCGGCTCGTCTCGTCGCTGATGGACCGGGCCGAGCTTGATCGGTTGCTTGGACAGCAGGCTGAGCTGATCGACGTACGGGCGCGGATCGCTGCGGCTGGTGCTGTGCTCGACGCGATCTTGGTCGATGACGCGTTGGTGAATGCGTTGGAGGATGCGCGGGCGAAGGTTGTCGAGGCTCGCGCGGCGCTGGCGGCCGGAGTACCGGAGGTGTCGGTACGGCGGCTTGGTGGTGAGGCTGTCGAGTTGTCGGGGACCGGGTTGGATGCCGGTTCGTCCAAGGTGCCTTCGTCGTTGGGCGAGGACGGCAGCGTTGAGTTGCTGGTGTCTGGCGAGTTGGTGGTCGGCGTACCGGGTGCGGTGGAGGTCCGGGTTCGTGCGGGTGGCGAGGCGGCGACGCTGCGGGCGGCCGTGGATGAGGCTGTCCGGCGTGAGAAGGATCTGCTGAAGAAGGCGCGGGTCAAGGACCTGCCGGCTGCGCGGGAGTTGTTGCGCAAGGGAGACCTGGCGTCGGCGGAGTTGCAGGAGGCCCGGCGTACCGAGCGGTCGTTGACGTCTGGCGGTGACCCGGCCGAGCGGATCGCGCTGCTGACCTCGCGGCTCGGGTTCGTCGAAGGCGAAGAGGCCGAGCAGCCGCCCGCGAAGCAACAGGCTCCGGTCGAGGACGTTCCTGGGCAGATGTCGTTGTTCGAGCAGTTCGAACCGGACGAGAACGCCTTTGATTTCGCGGATCTGGAGATCCC
This region includes:
- a CDS encoding AAA family ATPase, yielding MRLHRLTLRNFRGVKDRTVDLPGIGTTVIVGDNEVGKSSLVEAFALVFDFPDDSKSTRIRDIQPVGQDVAPEVTVELTLGGRELAYTKRWLKNRSTELSVVEPDGRRQTFTGREAHNEAERLFAENVDPVLWQTLMVGQGQSLVLPTPADAEPLITAVTAESGTPVDGASMPLVTAVEHEYLRYWTRGGRPTGDFAKSAQHVAAAELAAEQALKAMDEVLADIRRAERLALDLADLSGRLDAHLVSVEGLREKKKATDEILLRRDSIRSRAETARARLENHTRTRLERERLLVDVERFTKADAELAERWKHADQTARKAAETVHAAEAALAEVVELKDERRGEVQDVERLVSSLMDRAELDRLLGQQAELIDVRARIAAAGAVLDAILVDDALVNALEDARAKVVEARAALAAGVPEVSVRRLGGEAVELSGTGLDAGSSKVPSSLGEDGSVELLVSGELVVGVPGAVEVRVRAGGEAATLRAAVDEAVRREKDLLKKARVKDLPAARELLRKGDLASAELQEARRTERSLTSGGDPAERIALLTSRLGFVEGEEAEQPPAKQQAPVEDVPGQMSLFEQFEPDENAFDFADLEIPEPMDVGELAVAQRRLENARSGLAEAESLLADAEFAAAQARKAADEDRSEAQQARARAELAGERLAAAVESLEAARSLLADDDVEGAEVEATGEVEAVLEELTAVQEQVDEAGADQVAGELADALAVATRLQGERDVLRDSLRTTEGRLEQSGRDGLATRRDTAELDLAALRTEHESLKRRADAAHRVYETLGRHRAEAQTKYSEPLQTRIEALGRSVYGPSFRVWLDDDLAVAERELDGARLRVEALSTGAQEQLAIITRLAISHLVSTGEGSVPIIFDDALGWSDKARLRDMGALLGRAGDHGQVIILTCMPDRYEYVPRATYIKLES